Proteins encoded by one window of Musa acuminata AAA Group cultivar baxijiao chromosome BXJ2-9, Cavendish_Baxijiao_AAA, whole genome shotgun sequence:
- the LOC135622324 gene encoding protein FAR1-RELATED SEQUENCE 6-like isoform X4, with the protein MEPEEGLSSSGDTSDEIIDEQEMESSAENKNEKGTENILEDNAIMTIDKNEHEAEHRLEDCATMTLEKNEQEAENQFKNDATATLHNKEQGIQNRLEDDTIVPLKKNEQETLLEDNAVINPPVRGMTFYSLDALVEYYNNYAKQEGFGIMRRAISFSADGKSKFVTIACSRVGKSYSSKRNILNPNPLKKTGCKARVNATVFESGSCRVNSVVLEHNHVLFPSKSCFFLCNRKINYDVKTMLEINNVEGVDISKSSQSVIAQSKGPENVSTLGKNCRNTVEKAKRLRLEVGDAESMYDYFVRMQAKNSNFFYVMDIDCKSHIRNVFWADARCRAAYEEFGDVVMFDTSYLTNKYNMPLSTFVGVNHHGQAILFGCGLLLDEEVETFIWLFKTWLSCMSGCAPIAIITTQSEAIRKAVEIVFPDTRHSWCLWHILKTVPENLGSYEMCEPITNAIQHAVYDASTKKEFEDSWADIIKAFKELESNEWLTNLYEERNYWVPAFGKDTFWAGMLSTQHGETMNPFFDGNVSSTSTIKQFLEQYNDIFKSKVQKENQADIQSFNSQIPCVTHFPIEKQFQQVYTIEKFKEFQQEVIAKLYCEVCLVREMDGVLEFSVSEILAVGEENNQHHRTLDYKVYFNKEEKEINCSCCLFEFRGILCRHIVSVLIKIQSDITVSSKYVLSRWRKDLSRHHTRVKVCHDDWSSNFEGQRYHYLLKKFDDAADLAVASDDACKILWNCIDDFQQKLKVNDAVNGNNKPSLTSGAKSAGCEDTGESFGSVIDKSKLFSPIPITVGWQGCPSTKRKVSTVEQAAKKLTCTRTNGQCETSKEKGNKFQASEMKQVADDEGDGIDMLRSHVVVDIDSQESINIQANSQVGPIFDQYYGQATATKQEAKAGLIIEPFMDHPRNMKNTG; encoded by the exons ATGGAGCCAGAGGAGGGCCTTTCTTCATCTGGAGATACCAGTGATGAGATAATAGATGAGCAAGAAATGGAGAGTTCAGCAGAAAACAAGAATGAGAAAGGAACGGAAAATATATTGGAAGATAATGCAATTATGACTATAGATAAGAATGAGCATGAGGCCGAACATAGATTGGAAGATTGTGCAACTATGACTCTAGAAAAGAATGAGCAAGAGGCAGAAAATCAATTCAAAAATGATGCAACTGCAACTTTACATAATAAAGAGCAAGGGATACAAAATAGATTGGAGGATGACACAATTGTACCTCTTAAAAAGAATGAGCAAGAGACATTATTGGAGGACAATGCAGTAATAAACCCCCCTGTGCGTGGGATGACATTCTATTCTTTGGATGCTCTTGTtgaatattataataattatgcTAAGCAGGAAGGTTTTGGGATCATGAGAAGAGCAATATCATTTTCCGCTGATGGAAAATCAAAGTTTGTTACTATTGCTTGCTCTCGAGTAGGGAAATCATACTCTTCTAAACGTAAtatccttaatcctaaccctttgAAAAAAACTGGATGCAAGGCTAGAGTTAATGCTACAGTGTTTGAAAGTGGGAGTTGCAGAGTTAATTCTGTTGTTCTGGAACACAATCATGTGCTGTTTCCAAGTAAGTCATGTTTCTTTTTATGCAATAGGAAAATCAATTATGATGTGAAGACTATGCTTGAAATAAATAATGTTGAGGGAGTTGACATCagtaagagctctcagtctgtcatcgCCCAATCTAAAGGTCCCGAGAATGTCTCAACTTTAGGAAAAAACTGCAGAAATACTGTTGAGAAGGCAAAGAGGTTGCGGCTTGAGGTTGGAGATGCAGAATCAATGTATGATTACTTTGTTCGGATGCAAGCTAAGAATTCAAATTTCTTCTACGTTATGGATATTGATTGCAAATCTCATATTAGAAATGTATTCTGGGCAGATGCAAGGTGTAGGGCAGCATATGAAGAGTTTGGTGATGTTGTTATGTTCGATACATCATACTTGACAAATAAGTACAACATGCCCTTGTCAACTTTTGTAGGGGTAAACCATCATGGCCAGGCAATTTTGTTTGGATGTGGATTGTTATTAGATGAGGAGGTAGAGACATTTATCTGGCTGTTTAAAACTTGGCTATCATGCATGTCTGGATGTGCTCCAATAGCCATCATCACAACTCAGTCAGAAGCAATAAGGAAAGCAGTTGAGATCGTATTCCCTGACACTCGACATAGTTGGTGTTTGTGGCATATACTGAAGACAGTACCAGAGAATTTGGGGAGTTACGAAATGTGTGAACCCATAACAAATGCCATACAACATGCTGTTTATGATGCTTCAACAAAGAAAGAATTTGAGGACAGCTGGGCTGACATCATTAAAGCGTTTAAGGAGCTTGAAAGTAACGAATGGCTAACTAATTTATATGAAGAAAGGAATTATTGGGTTCCAGCTTTTGGGAAAGATACATTTTGGGCTGGAATGTTGTCCACACAGCACGGTGAAACCATGAATCCATTCTTTGATGGGAATGTGAGCTCCACGTCAACCATAAAGCAGTTCCTTGAGCAGTACAATGACATATTCAAGAGTAAGGTTCAGAAGGAAAACCAAGCAGATATTCAGTCTTTCAATTCGCAGATTCCTTGTGTAACTCATTTCCCCATAGAAAAGCAATTTCAACAGGTTTACACCATTGAGAAGTTTAAGGAATTTCAACAAGAGGTGATAGCGAAGCTATATTGTGAAGTATGCTTGGTAAGAGAGATGGATGGTGTGCTTGAATTCAGTGTGTCTGAGATTTTGGCTGTTGGAGAAGAAAATAATCAACATCATAGAACACTTGATTACAAAGTCTATTTTaacaaagaggagaaagaaattaATTGTTCTTGTTGCCTGTTTGAGTTTAGAGGAATCTTATGTAGGCATATAGTCTCTGTTCTTATTAAGATCCAGTCAGATATTACTGTTTCTTCCAAGTATGTTTTATCAAGATGGAGGAAGGATTTGAGTAGGCATCACACAAGGGTTAAAGTTTGTCATGATGATTGGAGTAGCAATTTCGAAGGCCAGCGATATCATTATCTTCTTAAGAAATTTGATGATGCAGCAGATTTGGCTGTGGCATCTGATGATGCCTGCAAAATATTGTGGAATTGTATTGATGATTTTCAGCAGAAGTTAAAGGTAAATGATGCAGTAAATGGGAACAATAAACCCAGTCTAACAAGTGGTGCTAAATCTGCTGGCTGTGAAGATACGGGTGAGTCCTTCGGGAGTGTGATTGATAAGAGTAAACTATTTAGCCCTATTCCTATAACCGTTGGATGGCAGGGATgtccatcaacaaaaagaaaggtGTCTACAGTTGAGCAAGCTGCAAAGAAATTAACTTGTACAAGGACTAATGGCCAATGCGAAACAAGTAAAGAGAAGGGGAATAAG TTTCAGGCCTCAGAAATGAAGCAAGTTGCTGATGATGAAGGAGATGGAATTGATATGCTGAGATCCCACGTAGTAGTTGATATTGACTCACAAGAAAGCATTAATATTCAG GCAAATTCACAAGTTGGCCCCATCTTTGATCAATATTATGGTCAGGCTACTGCAACTAAACAAG AAGCCAAGGCTGGACTCATCATAGAACCATTCATGGATCATCCAAGGAATATGAAGAACACAGGATAA